The following are encoded in a window of Gammaproteobacteria bacterium genomic DNA:
- a CDS encoding hypothetical protein (Evidence 5 : Unknown function): MDEHIPVHGNWQGLSLGWTVTVWLAHIVSQADHCLGHVQDWVAAHEETLRKLIGI; this comes from the coding sequence ATGGATGAGCATATCCCCGTCCACGGCAACTGGCAGGGTCTCAGTTTGGGGTGGACGGTGACCGTTTGGCTGGCGCACATCGTTTCGCAAGCGGATCATTGCCTTGGTCACGTCCAGGATTGGGTGGCGGCCCATGAGGAGACGCTGCGGAAATTGATCGGCATTTGA
- a CDS encoding hypothetical protein (Evidence 5 : Unknown function): MQEVLRYLNKDEEWTQYEQAQGRHLIRIYDLPVEMVRLDTTTASTYQAMNPEGILRLGVSKDHRPDLAQLKVMLGTLDPLGLPLATQVVPGNCADDPLYLPAIERVRSVLNRKGALFVGDSKMSALETCRVINAGGDYYLTPLSAKVITPEVLDVYRHLVLRWHCHLVSRVPVSFGFRHHHILPE; the protein is encoded by the coding sequence TTGCAAGAAGTACTGCGCTATCTGAATAAGGATGAGGAGTGGACCCAATACGAGCAGGCGCAAGGGCGGCACCTCATTCGGATTTATGATTTACCCGTGGAAATGGTGCGTCTCGATACCACCACGGCGAGCACCTACCAAGCCATGAATCCAGAGGGAATATTGCGCTTAGGAGTAAGCAAGGATCATCGCCCCGATCTAGCCCAACTCAAAGTAATGTTGGGGACGTTGGATCCATTGGGACTGCCCTTGGCAACGCAGGTAGTTCCCGGTAATTGCGCGGATGATCCACTCTACCTTCCGGCCATTGAACGAGTACGATCGGTCCTCAATCGAAAGGGGGCGCTGTTCGTAGGGGACAGTAAGATGTCGGCACTGGAGACATGCAGGGTGATTAATGCCGGCGGCGATTATTACTTGACACCGCTATCAGCGAAGGTAATTACTCCCGAGGTTTTGGATGTTTACCGGCACCTAGTACTCCGCTGGCATTGCCACCTTGTGTCGAGGGTGCCGGTGAGCTTTGGGTTCCGCCACCACCACATCCTGCCAGAATAG